The following coding sequences lie in one Melopsittacus undulatus isolate bMelUnd1 chromosome 9, bMelUnd1.mat.Z, whole genome shotgun sequence genomic window:
- the LOC101880567 gene encoding LOW QUALITY PROTEIN: olfactory receptor 10A2-like (The sequence of the model RefSeq protein was modified relative to this genomic sequence to represent the inferred CDS: deleted 1 base in 1 codon; substituted 2 bases at 2 genomic stop codons), translating to MEAVETLGLRNQIYFTLQEFSHLTTLQVFLFEGILLMFLITMTENFLIIIVAITEPALHTSMYYFLKNLALLEICFTLNIVPKMPVDLLFERKAISFSACALQLYFVIFFITSECFLLGAMAYDQHMAICHPLHYTITMNRRTCLHMVIACXIAGILLSAXPTWWLFSYPFCGSKEIEHFFCDTTPVLDLVCSDTYLFKLLVFIATVLTVLIPFISITTSYIQIIHTILQMPSAEVRHKAFFTWEKYQVVVTLFYCTTGLIHLKPKSSLWANRRKLVALSYTVVTPMLNPMICSLQNKEVRNALRKTFGRSEFFSKLSLPRQSH from the exons TCCTCTTTGAGGGAATTCTGCTAATGTTCCTAATCACAATGACAGAGAACTTTCTTATCATCATAGTTGCAATCACTGAGCCTGCCTTGCACACCTCCATGTATTATTTTCTCAAAAACCTGGCTTTACTTGAAATTTGCTTTACACTAAACATAGTGCCCAAGATGCCTGTCGATTTGTTGTTTGAGAGAAAGGCCATCTCCTTTTCTGCTTGTGCCCTACAGCTTTATTTTGTCATATTCTTCATCACTTCTGAGTGTTTCCTCTTGGGTGCTATGGCATATGACCAACATATGGCTATATGCCACCCCTTGCACTACACCATAACAATGAACAGGAGAACGTGTCTTCATATGGTCATAGCATGCTGAATTGCTGGTATTCTGCTTTCTGCATGACCCACTTGGTGGCTATTTAGCTACCCCTTTTGTGGCTCAAAGGAGATTGAACATTTCTTTTGTGATACCACTCCTGTTCTGGATCTGGTCTGTTCAGACACATACTTATTTAAGCTGCTTGTGTTCATTGCTACTGTTTTAACTGTTTTGATTCCATTTATCTCGATAACAACCTCTTACATCCAGATAATCCACACCATTCTCCAAATGCCATCTGCAGAAGTAAGACACAAAGCTTTTTTCACCTGG GAGAAATACCAGGTGGTAGTGACACTGTTCTATTGCACAACTGGCTTGATACATTTAAAGCCAAAGTCCAGTCTCTGGGCAAACAGGAGGAAACTGGTGGCACTTTCTTACACAGTAGTAACCCCTATGCTGAACCCAATGATCTGCAGCTtacaaaacaaagaagtaaGGAACGCTCTAAGGAAGACATTTGGGAGAAGTGAGTTCTTCAGCAAGTTATCTCTGCCTAGACAGTCTCACTGA
- the LOC115945404 gene encoding mitotic-spindle organizing protein 2B-like encodes MAAMAEVRLRRKQLLSAEEAELFELAQAAGSGLDPEVFRVLLDLLRMNVAPLAVFQVLKSMCAGQRLPSGPEGGPPAAPALLPADTRGRNKSSSAVSGTQVLAERSSREGSAQRMPRQPSASRLQKTGASGKSTGGGNST; translated from the exons ATGGCCGCCATGGCGGAGGTTCGGCTGCGGCGGAAGCAGCTGCTGAGCGCGGAGGAGGCGGAGTTGTTCGAGCTAGCGCAGGCGGCGGGTAGCGGGCTGGACCCGGAGGTGTTCCG GGTGCTGCTGGATCTGTTGCGCATGAACGTGGCGCCGCTCGCCGTCTTTCAGGTGCTAAAGTCCATGTGCGCCGGACAGCGGCTGCCGTCGGGACCCGAGGGCGGCCCTCCCGCCGCTCCGGCCTTGCTCCCTGCCGACACGCGAG ggagaaataaaagcagttctGCTGTCAGCGGGACCCAGGTTCTAGCAGAAAGAAGCAGCCGGGAAGGATCTGCCCAGAGGATGCCTCGGCAGCCCAGTGCAAGCCGGCTGCAGAAAACAGGAGCTTCTGGAAAGAGCACTGGAGGAGGCAACAGTACCTAA